From a single Streptomyces liliifuscus genomic region:
- a CDS encoding bifunctional 3'-5' exonuclease/DNA polymerase, which produces MTDRWALAPAEDGGAELAPLGPDGLPAGPVLREPDLAESVRSRPDVTRWVWRATAEVYPRLREAGVRVERCYDMEAAETLLLGHEGRLGEPRSAAAALARLRGGPVPPDPPQRSAEPGSQSSLFEPRPVHVPLEQLIEVYGDQQRRHDAAEHPGRMRLLTAAESAGMLVATEMNASGMPWSADVHRDVLHELLGERYTGGGEPRRLAELTDEVSAAFGRRVRPDLPADVIKAFAQAGIKIRSTRRWEIESIDHPAVKPLVEYKKLYRIWVAHGWSWLQDWVRDGRFRPEYLPGGTVTGRWVTNGGGALQIPKVIRRAAVADPGWRLVVADADQMEPRVLAAISRDPGLMEVAGRETDLYQSVSDRAFSGDRAQAKLAVLGAVYGQTSGDGLKNLALLRRRFPKAVAYVDDAAREGEEGRLVRTWLGRTCPPAAGSDSSGEEAGIPESEQVGVVPGEGTEPGDAQDWVPGYASTNSRARGRFARNFVVQGSAADWTLLVLAALRRTCRDMAAELVFFQHDEVMVHCPAAEADTVVEAIREAAELAGRLTFGETPVRFPFTTAVVECYADAK; this is translated from the coding sequence ATGACCGACCGGTGGGCTCTCGCGCCGGCCGAGGACGGCGGCGCCGAGCTCGCCCCCCTCGGCCCCGACGGGCTGCCCGCAGGACCGGTCCTGAGAGAGCCGGATCTCGCCGAGTCCGTACGGTCGCGGCCGGACGTCACGCGCTGGGTGTGGCGGGCGACGGCCGAGGTCTATCCGCGGTTGCGCGAAGCGGGCGTCCGCGTGGAGCGGTGTTACGACATGGAGGCCGCCGAGACCCTCCTCCTCGGCCACGAGGGACGGCTCGGCGAACCCCGCTCGGCGGCCGCCGCCCTGGCCCGGCTGCGCGGCGGTCCCGTACCGCCCGATCCCCCGCAGCGCTCCGCCGAGCCCGGTTCGCAGTCCTCCCTCTTCGAGCCCCGCCCCGTCCACGTACCGCTGGAACAGCTCATCGAGGTGTACGGGGACCAGCAGCGAAGACACGACGCGGCCGAGCACCCCGGGCGGATGCGGCTGCTGACGGCCGCCGAGTCGGCGGGCATGCTCGTGGCGACCGAGATGAACGCGTCCGGGATGCCGTGGAGCGCGGACGTGCACCGGGACGTGCTGCACGAACTGCTGGGCGAGCGGTACACGGGAGGGGGCGAGCCGCGCCGCCTCGCCGAGCTCACGGACGAGGTGTCGGCCGCGTTCGGGAGACGGGTGCGGCCCGATCTGCCCGCCGATGTCATCAAGGCCTTCGCGCAGGCCGGGATCAAGATCAGATCCACTCGGCGCTGGGAGATCGAGTCGATCGACCACCCGGCCGTGAAGCCGCTCGTCGAGTACAAGAAGCTGTACCGCATCTGGGTCGCCCACGGCTGGTCGTGGCTCCAGGACTGGGTGCGGGACGGGCGGTTCAGACCGGAGTACCTGCCGGGCGGGACGGTCACGGGGCGCTGGGTGACCAACGGCGGGGGCGCGCTGCAGATCCCCAAGGTCATCCGTCGCGCCGCGGTCGCCGACCCCGGCTGGCGGCTCGTCGTCGCGGACGCCGACCAGATGGAGCCGCGGGTGCTGGCCGCGATCTCCCGCGACCCCGGCCTGATGGAGGTCGCCGGGCGGGAGACCGACCTCTACCAGTCCGTGTCCGACCGCGCCTTCTCCGGCGACCGCGCACAGGCCAAGCTCGCCGTGCTCGGCGCGGTCTACGGCCAGACCTCCGGCGACGGCCTCAAGAACCTCGCACTGCTGCGCCGCCGCTTCCCCAAGGCGGTGGCGTACGTGGACGACGCGGCGCGGGAGGGCGAGGAGGGGCGGCTCGTGCGGACCTGGCTGGGTCGGACGTGCCCTCCGGCGGCGGGGTCGGACTCCTCCGGGGAAGAGGCGGGGATTCCGGAGAGCGAGCAGGTCGGCGTCGTGCCGGGCGAGGGCACCGAGCCCGGGGACGCCCAGGACTGGGTGCCGGGGTACGCCTCGACCAACTCCCGTGCCAGGGGCCGCTTCGCGCGCAACTTCGTCGTACAGGGCAGTGCCGCCGACTGGACCCTCCTCGTACTCGCCGCACTCCGCCGCACCTGCCGGGACATGGCGGCCGAGCTGGTCTTCTTCCAGCACGACGAGGTGATGGTGCACTGTCCGGCGGCGGAGGCCGACACCGTGGTCGAGGCCATCCGGGAGGCCGCGGAGCTGGCGGGGCGGCTGACGTTCGGGGAGACGCCGGTGCGGTTTCCGTTCACGACGGCGGTGGTGGAGTGTTACGCGGACGCGAAGTGA
- a CDS encoding Clp protease N-terminal domain-containing protein gives MTTNPRATTSVRLDDLIEAIKKVHDDALDQLQDAVIAADHLGDVADHLIGHFVDQARRSGASWTDIGRSMGVTRQAAQKRFVPKAESDLDPSQGFSRYTPRARNVVVVSQEKARAASNDQIRTEHLVLGLISEPEGLGAKAITAQGVTLDAVREAATAALPPSAEDVPALIPFDSNAKKCLELTFREALRLGHNYIGTEHILLALLEHEAGTGLLSGLGIDKAAAEANLAEALEKVRQSLQED, from the coding sequence ATGACCACGAATCCACGCGCCACCACCTCCGTACGCCTCGACGATCTGATCGAGGCCATCAAGAAAGTCCACGACGACGCTCTCGACCAACTCCAGGACGCGGTGATCGCGGCGGACCACCTCGGCGACGTGGCCGACCATCTGATCGGTCACTTCGTGGACCAGGCCCGGCGTTCGGGCGCGTCCTGGACGGACATCGGCAGGAGCATGGGGGTCACCCGGCAGGCGGCCCAGAAGCGGTTCGTGCCGAAGGCGGAGTCGGACCTCGATCCCAGCCAGGGCTTCAGCCGGTACACGCCACGGGCCAGGAACGTCGTGGTGGTCTCCCAGGAGAAGGCCAGGGCCGCGAGCAACGACCAGATCCGTACCGAGCACCTGGTCCTCGGCCTGATCTCCGAGCCGGAGGGCCTCGGGGCGAAGGCGATCACCGCGCAGGGCGTCACCCTGGACGCCGTGCGCGAGGCCGCGACGGCCGCCCTCCCGCCGAGCGCCGAGGACGTACCCGCGCTCATCCCGTTCGACAGCAACGCCAAGAAGTGCCTCGAACTCACCTTCCGCGAGGCACTCCGGCTGGGCCACAACTACATCGGCACCGAGCACATCCTGCTCGCGCTGCTGGAGCACGAGGCCGGCACGGGCCTCCTCAGCGGACTCGGCATCGACAAGGCGGCGGCCGAGGCGAACCTCGCGGAGGCGCTGGAGAAGGTGCGGCAGTCCCTCCAGGAGGACTGA
- a CDS encoding DUF2786 domain-containing protein, translating into MSSTPSTVERAFEAALYADSDAALDTGASLLASDPASDTELARRGAEFVEGAWRRGWQPADVVRIVRRELDETHVRLVSALILDESGRNRQPRGPRWTAQLEELTAEAAGTKAPRTEPRTDRFSYATAVLGLYRLLLRLPSIEPLDVDAPKGAAGAPKDSRMLTRIRALLAKAEATGFPEEAEALSAKAQELMARHSIDEALLAARTHAKDAPGACRIGVDPPYETAKAVLLDAVSGANRCRAVWNEALGFSTVVGFEPDLEAVELLYTSLLVQATAAMTKAEAAQRAGGRKRTKSFRQSFLAAYAHRIGDRLAEAAEGQVTVSEGESLPVLAARDVAVTDETERMFPATVTTRLRGVNDAAGWEEGAAAADRAQVRARPPLR; encoded by the coding sequence ATGAGCAGTACGCCCAGCACCGTGGAGCGCGCCTTCGAGGCCGCCCTCTACGCCGATTCCGACGCGGCCCTCGACACCGGCGCCTCGCTCCTCGCCTCCGACCCCGCCTCCGACACCGAACTGGCCCGCCGCGGCGCGGAGTTCGTCGAGGGAGCCTGGCGGCGCGGCTGGCAGCCCGCCGATGTCGTACGGATCGTGCGCCGCGAGCTGGACGAGACGCACGTACGCCTGGTGTCGGCGCTGATCCTCGACGAGAGCGGCCGGAATCGGCAGCCGCGCGGCCCGCGCTGGACGGCACAGCTCGAAGAGCTGACCGCCGAGGCGGCCGGGACGAAGGCACCCCGCACCGAACCCCGCACCGACCGCTTCTCGTACGCCACCGCCGTACTCGGGCTGTACCGGCTGCTGCTCCGCCTGCCCTCCATCGAGCCGTTGGACGTGGACGCGCCCAAGGGGGCGGCCGGTGCCCCGAAGGACTCCCGCATGCTCACCCGAATCCGCGCGCTGCTCGCCAAGGCCGAGGCGACCGGGTTCCCGGAGGAGGCGGAGGCGCTGAGCGCCAAGGCGCAGGAGCTGATGGCGCGGCACAGCATCGACGAGGCGCTGCTGGCGGCCCGTACACACGCCAAGGACGCGCCCGGCGCCTGCCGCATCGGCGTCGACCCGCCCTACGAGACGGCCAAGGCGGTACTCCTCGACGCGGTGTCCGGGGCCAACCGCTGCCGGGCGGTGTGGAACGAGGCCCTCGGCTTCTCGACCGTCGTCGGCTTCGAACCCGACCTGGAGGCCGTCGAACTCCTCTACACCTCGCTCCTCGTGCAGGCCACCGCCGCGATGACGAAGGCGGAGGCGGCACAGCGGGCGGGCGGCAGGAAGCGTACGAAGTCCTTCCGGCAGTCCTTCCTCGCCGCGTACGCCCATCGCATCGGCGACCGGCTGGCGGAGGCGGCGGAGGGGCAAGTGACGGTTTCCGAGGGGGAGTCGCTGCCGGTTCTGGCGGCCCGGGACGTGGCGGTCACGGACGAGACCGAGCGGATGTTCCCGGCGACCGTCACGACCAGGCTGCGCGGGGTCAACGACGCGGCCGGCTGGGAGGAAGGAGCCGCCGCGGCGGACCGCGCCCAGGTGAGGGCACGGCCGCCGCTGAGGTGA
- a CDS encoding DUF4232 domain-containing protein — protein MRALPIAVSALTALVAALTLTACGDGGSGDEGTKKADNSASPAGSTACEADQVGQEVAASEAPAAGDTGSVSVTLTNRSGGDCTLEGFPRVDLTAGGTTWSLTPEDSAKPEKLTLKPDETTAFTITYVRGPAGDATKGAAVKTVKFGLPGAGADLSFPWKYGEVALRSESEPDASVSPFQRAGD, from the coding sequence ATGCGCGCCCTACCCATAGCCGTCTCCGCACTCACCGCCCTCGTGGCGGCCCTCACCCTGACCGCATGCGGCGACGGCGGCAGCGGTGACGAGGGGACCAAGAAGGCCGACAACTCGGCGTCCCCCGCCGGTTCCACCGCGTGCGAGGCCGACCAGGTCGGGCAGGAGGTCGCCGCGAGCGAGGCCCCGGCCGCCGGTGACACCGGGAGCGTCTCCGTCACCCTCACCAACCGCTCCGGCGGCGACTGCACCCTGGAGGGCTTCCCCCGCGTCGACCTGACCGCGGGCGGCACCACCTGGTCGCTGACCCCGGAGGACTCCGCGAAGCCGGAGAAGCTGACCCTCAAGCCGGACGAGACCACCGCCTTCACGATCACGTACGTACGAGGGCCCGCGGGCGACGCGACGAAGGGTGCCGCCGTGAAGACCGTGAAGTTCGGCCTGCCCGGCGCGGGCGCCGACCTGTCCTTCCCCTGGAAGTACGGCGAGGTCGCGCTGCGGAGCGAGAGCGAGCCGGACGCCTCGGTGAGCCCGTTCCAGCGCGCCGGCGACTGA
- a CDS encoding FUSC family protein — protein MSWRRALKDTARSGIAVERKRLEPLIAVRGAAGLAIVIALSLWLFGPAAAASSAFGAFQAAIATFQRSWRPRPELAIASGTSLAVSTFLGYLTISKEPLFLALLVVWTFAAGMSWAAGPTIGLIASSNVAIMLVTVTLPTSVAQAAGHAAMMIVGGLVQAALIVLFPVRRWGAHRDALADALAAEADYARRLRHDPVASFDPQPLMEARNAAAVTPRQARRRPAELHGARGVAERIRPVLASLADPTMGVPAEGPARDRVRELLASAAALLDAAAHAIRHGEPVSVPPAALATFRTPDTGSILTGAPYRAMTRLSTLLQDVVETAGGTPAPSGARGTARSAENDGQSTSGRAPTHPGARGTARPAPTTRSRSTTRSRPTFFALIPKALKAMRTQLHRGSPITRHATRVSAVAATGYILGTWLPLGHGYWAPLTSVMVMRPDFSQTYSRAVARLAGTVIGVAVATGVVQAATPGTLQSGTLAVTSAALMYLLMRTGQFATQACIAAYVVFLLGMGGEEWTQTVPERVLLTLMGGFLAMLAYAVYPAWETPRLRTRLADWLAAQGPYAAAVFGSYADPSASNALDVRGALLTARTARAAWHAAVARATAEPVRHRGLSRTAADDAEDALAQLGRVAMLLEAHLPERGATPVPPAARFADALRESTHQGAKAIRERRVPTWDAVREALDAWETENPENADKVVRNTATLVLDTLTELSEALDTAVPPMTLDGTAPEKPDGPRNPKDSATR, from the coding sequence GTGAGCTGGCGACGGGCGCTGAAGGACACCGCTCGCTCCGGCATCGCCGTCGAGAGGAAGCGGCTCGAACCGCTCATCGCGGTGCGCGGAGCCGCGGGACTCGCGATCGTCATCGCGCTGAGCCTGTGGCTCTTCGGCCCCGCGGCCGCCGCGAGTTCGGCGTTCGGGGCGTTCCAGGCGGCCATCGCGACGTTCCAGCGCAGCTGGCGCCCCCGCCCCGAACTGGCCATCGCCTCCGGTACGAGCCTCGCCGTGTCCACGTTCCTCGGCTACCTCACCATCTCCAAGGAACCGCTCTTCCTCGCGCTCCTCGTGGTGTGGACCTTCGCCGCCGGGATGAGCTGGGCCGCGGGCCCGACCATTGGCCTGATCGCCTCCTCGAACGTGGCGATCATGCTGGTGACGGTCACCCTGCCGACCTCCGTCGCCCAGGCCGCGGGCCACGCCGCGATGATGATCGTGGGCGGCCTGGTGCAGGCGGCGCTGATCGTCCTGTTCCCCGTACGACGCTGGGGTGCCCACCGGGACGCGCTCGCCGACGCGCTGGCGGCCGAGGCGGACTACGCGCGCCGGCTGCGGCACGACCCGGTCGCGTCCTTCGACCCGCAGCCCCTGATGGAGGCGCGCAACGCGGCCGCCGTCACCCCGCGCCAGGCCCGCCGCCGCCCCGCCGAACTCCATGGCGCCCGCGGCGTCGCCGAACGCATCCGCCCGGTCCTCGCCTCCCTCGCCGACCCCACGATGGGCGTCCCGGCCGAGGGCCCGGCCCGCGACCGCGTCCGCGAACTCCTCGCCTCCGCGGCCGCCCTCCTCGACGCCGCGGCCCACGCCATCCGCCACGGCGAACCCGTCTCCGTCCCACCGGCAGCCCTGGCCACCTTCCGCACCCCGGACACCGGCAGCATCCTCACCGGAGCCCCCTACCGAGCGATGACCCGCCTCAGCACCCTCCTCCAGGACGTGGTGGAAACAGCGGGGGGCACCCCAGCCCCGTCAGGGGCGCGGGGAACTGCGCGCTCAGCCGAGAACGACGGTCAGTCGACATCGGGCCGAGCCCCAACCCACCCAGGGGCGCGGGGAACTGCGCGACCAGCCCCCACGACCCGCAGCCGATCCACGACCCGCAGTCGCCCCACCTTCTTCGCCCTCATCCCCAAAGCGCTCAAAGCCATGCGCACCCAACTCCACCGCGGCTCCCCCATCACCCGCCACGCCACCCGCGTATCCGCAGTGGCGGCCACCGGCTACATCCTCGGCACCTGGCTCCCCCTCGGCCACGGCTACTGGGCCCCCCTGACCTCGGTCATGGTCATGCGCCCGGACTTCTCCCAGACCTACAGCCGGGCCGTGGCACGCCTGGCCGGCACGGTCATCGGCGTGGCCGTGGCCACAGGCGTGGTACAGGCGGCGACCCCCGGCACGCTCCAGTCCGGCACACTCGCCGTGACGAGCGCCGCGCTCATGTACCTCCTCATGCGCACGGGCCAGTTCGCGACCCAGGCCTGCATCGCCGCGTACGTCGTCTTCCTGCTCGGCATGGGCGGCGAGGAGTGGACCCAGACCGTTCCCGAACGCGTCCTGCTCACCCTCATGGGCGGATTCCTGGCGATGCTGGCGTACGCCGTCTACCCGGCCTGGGAGACCCCGCGCCTGCGCACCCGCCTCGCGGACTGGCTGGCCGCGCAGGGCCCGTACGCCGCCGCGGTCTTCGGCTCGTACGCGGACCCGTCCGCGAGCAACGCCCTAGACGTCCGCGGTGCCCTGCTCACCGCCCGTACCGCCCGCGCGGCCTGGCACGCGGCGGTGGCCCGCGCCACCGCCGAACCGGTCCGCCACCGCGGCCTCTCCCGCACGGCGGCCGACGACGCCGAGGACGCGCTCGCCCAGCTCGGCCGCGTGGCCATGCTCCTGGAGGCCCACCTCCCGGAACGCGGCGCGACCCCCGTACCGCCCGCCGCCCGCTTCGCCGACGCCCTGCGCGAGTCCACCCACCAGGGCGCGAAGGCCATCCGCGAACGCCGGGTCCCCACCTGGGACGCGGTACGCGAGGCCCTGGACGCCTGGGAGACCGAGAACCCCGAGAACGCCGACAAGGTCGTACGCAACACCGCGACCCTCGTCCTCGACACCCTCACCGAGCTCTCCGAGGCCCTCGACACGGCCGTACCGCCCATGACGCTCGACGGAACGGCCCCCGAAAAGCCGGACGGGCCGCGAAACCCGAAGGATTCCGCGACCCGCTGA
- the rpsN gene encoding 30S ribosomal protein S14 produces MAKKSKIAKNDKRQEIVARYAGRRAELKEIIRRPSSTDAERAAARSELERQPRDASATRVRNRDSVDGRPRGYLRTFGLSRVNLRDQAHKGFLPGVRKSSW; encoded by the coding sequence ATGGCCAAGAAGAGCAAGATCGCGAAGAACGACAAGCGGCAGGAGATCGTCGCCCGGTACGCCGGGCGGCGGGCCGAGCTGAAGGAGATCATCCGCAGGCCGTCCTCGACGGACGCCGAACGGGCCGCCGCCCGGAGCGAGTTGGAGCGGCAGCCGCGGGACGCGAGCGCCACGCGCGTACGCAACCGGGACAGCGTGGACGGGCGGCCGCGCGGCTACCTGCGCACGTTCGGGCTCTCGCGGGTGAACCTGCGGGACCAGGCGCACAAGGGGTTCCTGCCGGGGGTCCGGAAGTCCTCCTGGTAG
- the rpmB gene encoding 50S ribosomal protein L28 — MSAHCMLTGAQPGFGNSISHSHRRTSRRFDPNIQSKRYWLPGEGRYVRLRLSTKGIKTVDVIGVEAAVARIRARGVRV, encoded by the coding sequence ATGTCCGCGCACTGCATGCTGACCGGGGCCCAGCCGGGCTTCGGGAACTCCATCTCCCACTCGCACCGGCGCACGTCGCGCCGCTTCGACCCCAACATCCAGAGCAAGCGGTACTGGCTGCCGGGCGAGGGCCGGTACGTACGGCTGAGGCTGAGCACGAAGGGCATCAAGACGGTCGACGTCATCGGTGTCGAGGCCGCCGTGGCCCGGATCCGGGCCCGTGGGGTGAGGGTCTGA
- the rpmG gene encoding 50S ribosomal protein L33, with the protein MARNELRPVIKLRSTAGTGYTYVTRKNRRNDPDRMTLRKYDPVAGRHVDFREER; encoded by the coding sequence ATGGCACGCAACGAACTCCGTCCGGTCATCAAGCTCCGGTCCACGGCCGGGACCGGCTACACGTACGTCACCCGCAAGAACCGCCGTAACGACCCCGACCGGATGACCCTGCGCAAGTACGACCCCGTCGCCGGCCGGCACGTCGACTTCCGAGAGGAGCGCTGA
- a CDS encoding type B 50S ribosomal protein L31, translating into MREEIHPAYGPVVFRDRAANHAFLTRSTLVAGAGGKTIEWEDGNTYPVIDVEISNVSHPFYTGTARVMDTAGRVERFERRFGRRDGRRTGEHDGERGGRRDDPRGER; encoded by the coding sequence ATGCGCGAGGAAATCCACCCGGCGTACGGTCCCGTCGTCTTCCGGGACCGGGCCGCGAATCACGCCTTCCTGACCCGCTCGACCCTCGTCGCCGGGGCGGGCGGGAAGACGATCGAGTGGGAGGACGGCAACACCTACCCGGTCATCGACGTCGAGATCTCGAACGTGAGCCACCCCTTCTACACGGGGACGGCCCGGGTCATGGACACGGCCGGCCGCGTGGAGCGCTTCGAGCGCCGGTTCGGCAGGCGCGACGGCAGGCGCACCGGCGAGCACGACGGTGAGCGCGGCGGCCGACGCGACGACCCGCGCGGGGAGCGCTGA
- a CDS encoding GTP-binding protein, whose product MLSVAIVGGLHADARRAAVDRLLAEVPGSVALHHDLATAVRGTVVRTIRDRTGIVSAGEAPLVNDCACCALREDLVPELERLADDGLTRLAIVELWDSVEPKAMAEVVASADLRLTGVITAVDPALVLPYLGNGDDLAEAGLAAATTDQRTVADTFARQLEYAPVLALATSEDADDEDRALLAQLHPTARQVPIGNGGSSGGEGVGEDGDWESWFERRPAEGQGLAGPTGSAGPAGAAPADADPGRSPLAEAAFGGFDVEAAAAAQHPACALLPAEADECGVSTLVWHRRRPFHPERLYAALEDLCCAAARSRGRFWLADRPDTLLHWDAAGGALCVENAGPWLASLPDAAWELVPPVRRAAAALDWHPEHGDCCQHLVFTSPGLDRDGLELLLESCLLTDAEYAAGRTAWKQLPPAFDSLLEV is encoded by the coding sequence ATGCTGTCCGTCGCCATCGTGGGCGGGCTGCACGCCGATGCCCGCCGGGCGGCCGTCGACCGGCTGCTCGCCGAGGTGCCCGGGTCGGTGGCGCTCCACCACGACCTGGCAACGGCCGTACGTGGCACGGTGGTTCGCACCATTCGCGACCGCACCGGAATCGTCTCCGCCGGCGAGGCGCCCCTCGTCAACGACTGCGCGTGCTGCGCTCTGCGCGAGGACCTGGTCCCCGAACTGGAGCGCCTCGCGGACGACGGACTGACCCGGCTCGCGATCGTCGAGCTCTGGGACTCGGTCGAGCCGAAGGCGATGGCCGAGGTGGTGGCGAGCGCGGACCTCCGCCTGACCGGCGTCATCACGGCGGTCGACCCCGCCCTGGTGCTGCCCTACCTCGGCAACGGCGACGACCTCGCCGAAGCGGGCCTCGCCGCCGCCACCACCGACCAGCGCACGGTCGCCGACACCTTCGCCCGCCAACTGGAGTACGCGCCCGTCCTGGCCCTCGCCACTTCGGAGGACGCCGACGACGAGGACCGCGCCCTCCTGGCCCAACTCCATCCGACGGCCCGCCAGGTCCCGATAGGCAACGGCGGCTCGTCGGGCGGGGAGGGCGTTGGCGAGGACGGCGACTGGGAGTCGTGGTTCGAGAGGCGACCGGCCGAGGGGCAGGGCCTCGCGGGACCGACGGGGTCGGCAGGGCCGGCGGGAGCCGCCCCGGCGGACGCGGACCCCGGGCGGTCCCCGCTCGCGGAAGCCGCGTTCGGCGGCTTCGACGTGGAGGCGGCCGCCGCCGCTCAGCATCCGGCCTGCGCGTTGTTGCCGGCCGAGGCGGACGAGTGCGGGGTCTCCACGCTCGTCTGGCACCGGCGGCGGCCGTTCCACCCGGAGCGGCTGTACGCGGCGCTGGAGGATCTGTGCTGCGCGGCGGCGCGCAGCCGCGGTCGGTTCTGGCTCGCGGACCGGCCCGACACGCTGCTGCACTGGGACGCCGCGGGAGGCGCCCTGTGCGTGGAGAACGCCGGGCCCTGGCTGGCCTCCCTGCCCGACGCGGCCTGGGAGCTGGTGCCGCCGGTACGCCGTGCCGCGGCCGCGCTCGACTGGCATCCGGAGCACGGCGACTGCTGCCAGCACCTCGTCTTCACGTCACCGGGCCTCGACCGCGACGGACTCGAACTGCTCCTGGAGTCCTGCCTGCTGACGGACGCGGAGTACGCGGCCGGACGCACCGCCTGGAAACAGCTCCCGCCCGCCTTCGACTCCCTCCTGGAGGTCTGA
- the rpsR gene encoding 30S ribosomal protein S18, producing MPRKPDRKPTPRPNPLGTAKITYIDYKDTDLLRKFISDRGKIRSRRVTRVTAQQQRLLARAIKNAREMALLPYSSR from the coding sequence ATGCCCCGCAAGCCCGACCGCAAGCCGACGCCGCGCCCCAATCCGCTGGGCACGGCGAAGATCACGTACATCGACTACAAGGACACGGACCTGCTGAGGAAGTTCATCTCCGACCGGGGCAAGATCCGCAGTCGGCGGGTGACGCGGGTGACCGCCCAGCAGCAGCGGCTGCTGGCCCGTGCGATCAAGAACGCGCGGGAGATGGCTTTGCTTCCGTATTCGTCACGCTGA
- a CDS encoding DUF397 domain-containing protein: MAATELRGAAWQKSRHSNSQGSCVEFARLPGGEVAVRNSNFPDGPALIYTPAEIEAMLLGIKDGEFDHLIAG; encoded by the coding sequence ATGGCTGCCACGGAGCTGCGCGGAGCGGCCTGGCAGAAGAGCAGGCACAGCAACTCGCAGGGCTCCTGCGTGGAGTTCGCCCGGCTGCCGGGCGGCGAGGTGGCGGTGCGCAACTCGAACTTCCCCGACGGCCCCGCCCTCATCTACACGCCCGCCGAGATCGAGGCCATGCTCCTGGGCATCAAGGACGGCGAGTTCGACCACCTGATCGCGGGCTGA
- a CDS encoding ATP-binding protein: MLEPLRQGLPPLDPASVSNAASCALPPRYEAVRDARQFTRRTLDQWDIGNRFDDVCLVVSELVTNALRHALPADTPRPCDQDAPVRLHLMRWTERLVCAVRDPSHDSPVAGDSEDFSAESGRGLFLVDSFADGWGWHPLAGTLNGKVVWALFRLGPSA; the protein is encoded by the coding sequence ATGCTCGAGCCGTTACGGCAGGGGCTTCCGCCACTGGACCCCGCGTCCGTGTCCAACGCCGCCTCCTGCGCCCTGCCGCCCCGCTACGAAGCGGTGCGTGACGCGCGGCAGTTCACCCGCCGCACGCTGGACCAGTGGGACATCGGCAACCGATTCGACGACGTCTGTCTGGTGGTCTCGGAACTCGTCACCAACGCGCTGCGGCACGCCCTGCCCGCGGACACTCCACGCCCCTGCGACCAGGACGCGCCCGTGCGGCTGCACCTGATGCGGTGGACCGAGAGACTCGTGTGCGCGGTGCGCGACCCCAGTCACGACAGCCCGGTCGCGGGCGACTCCGAGGACTTCTCGGCGGAGTCGGGCCGCGGGCTGTTCCTGGTCGACTCGTTCGCCGACGGCTGGGGATGGCACCCGCTCGCCGGCACGCTCAACGGCAAGGTCGTCTGGGCGCTGTTCAGGCTGGGCCCTTCCGCATGA
- a CDS encoding helix-turn-helix domain-containing protein has product MLLGSHLRRLRESRGVTREKAGYSIRASESKISRMELGRVSFKTRDVEDLLTLYGIADEAERASLLSLAKEANVAGWWHSYSDVLPSWFPTYVGLEGAASLIRSYEVQFVHGLLQTEAYAHAVVARGMKGASEADIERRVALRLERQKYLVSESAPDFHVVLDEAALRRPYGDREVMRGQLQHLIDISQRPNVRLQVMPFSFGGHAGESGAFTVLSFPESDLSDVVYLEQLTSALYLDKREDVTQYEKAMKELQQDSPGPDESRDLLRGLLQLS; this is encoded by the coding sequence ATGCTGCTCGGCTCACACCTGAGGCGGCTGCGCGAGTCGCGCGGCGTCACCAGGGAAAAGGCCGGCTACTCGATCCGCGCCTCCGAATCGAAGATCAGCCGTATGGAGTTGGGCCGGGTGAGCTTCAAGACGAGAGACGTCGAGGATCTGCTGACGCTCTACGGGATCGCCGACGAGGCGGAGCGCGCCTCCCTGCTCTCCCTCGCCAAGGAGGCCAACGTCGCGGGCTGGTGGCACAGTTACTCGGACGTCCTGCCCAGCTGGTTCCCGACGTATGTCGGCCTGGAGGGCGCCGCGTCCCTGATCCGCTCCTACGAGGTCCAGTTCGTGCACGGCCTGCTGCAGACCGAGGCGTACGCGCACGCGGTCGTGGCGCGGGGCATGAAGGGCGCGAGCGAGGCGGACATCGAGCGGCGCGTGGCGCTGCGCCTGGAGCGCCAGAAGTACCTCGTGTCGGAGAGCGCCCCGGACTTCCACGTCGTACTCGACGAGGCCGCGCTGCGACGCCCGTACGGCGACCGGGAGGTGATGCGGGGGCAGCTCCAGCACCTCATCGACATCTCCCAGCGTCCCAACGTGCGGCTTCAGGTCATGCCGTTCAGCTTCGGCGGGCACGCCGGCGAGAGCGGGGCCTTCACGGTGCTCAGCTTCCCCGAGTCCGATCTGTCCGACGTCGTATACCTGGAGCAGCTCACCAGTGCGCTGTATCTGGACAAGCGCGAGGACGTCACCCAGTACGAGAAGGCGATGAAGGAGCTCCAGCAGGACAGCCCCGGTCCCGACGAGAGCCGTGACTTGCTCAGGGGTCTGCTGCAGCTCTCCTGA